From Bradyrhizobium sp. NDS-1, the proteins below share one genomic window:
- a CDS encoding indolepyruvate ferredoxin oxidoreductase family protein — MDAIPSLDPYELSDRYDREHGRVFLTGTQAIVRIALDQARRDRARGLNTAGFISGYRGSPLGGIDLELWRIQERLKRDRIEFLPAVNEDLAATAVLGSQQVETQGDREVDGVFGLWYGKGPGVDRSGDALKHGNAYGSSPHGGVLVVAGDDHGCVSSSMPHQSDVAFMSWFMPTLHPASVGEYLAFGEYGYALSRFSGMWVGFKAISEIVESAASVSLSSPRSFRTPDFTPPPGGLHYRWPDLPGPQIEERLEAKKHAVYAFAKANPIDRHIYDIPNATYGIVTTGKAHLDLMEALRLMGLDEAACRSIGIDVYKVGMVWPLALHDAMDFVKGKREILVVEEKRGIIESQFKEYFYDYPGAKPERMVGKHDEQGARLISWIGELSPRALAGVLARRLDPMFPGLNLAARAAALLPEAARTINVSGATRTPYFCSGCPHNTSTKVPEGSKALAGIGCHFMASWMDRETSSLIQMGGEGVNWAASSRFTGHKHIFQNLGEGTYYHSGSMAIRQAIAAKANITYKILFNDAVAMTGGQPVDGPVSVHAIAHSVRAEGVTRIALVSDDPAQFSPGDLPSGVTVHPREEMDAVQRELREVSGVSVLIYQQTCATEKRRRRKRGQMADPKRFAYVNDLVCEGCGDCSVESNCLSVEPKETPFGRKRQINLSSCNKDFSCLNGFCPSFVTVEGATRRKKTASRIDAVGHAATLPLPATATLDRPYDLLVTGVGGTGVITVGALIGMAAHLERRGVSVLDFTGFAQKFGPVLSYIRLAPSPEALQQVRIDQGAADALIGCDLVVSSSPKASGTFRKGTRAAVNTAEMPTGDVVRFRDADLASPARLRAIGWVIGADNLSTINANALAERLLGDAVYANIIMLGFAWQRGLVPISIAALLRAIELNGVAVEHNKQAFAWGRIAASDPDFLPKVNETLAAETLDQIIDRRAGFLTAYQDSTYAARYRTIVARVRRAEAALNSEALTEAVARALFKLMAYKDEYEVARLHMQSGFLDELKREFEDGFKIQYHLAPPFLPSRNDARGRPRKRAFGQWIQTPLTLLARLKGLRGTPFDPFGYAAERRTERELIPWYQGLIERMLGELEPARLPALIAIAKAPMEIRGYGPVKDTAIKAVKTEVERLFDELHTPSPTKMTATG; from the coding sequence ATGGACGCCATTCCGTCACTCGACCCCTATGAACTGTCCGATCGCTACGATCGCGAACACGGCCGTGTCTTCCTCACGGGAACGCAAGCCATCGTCCGCATCGCGCTCGACCAGGCGAGGCGCGACCGCGCGCGTGGGCTGAACACCGCCGGCTTCATCTCTGGCTATCGCGGCTCGCCGCTCGGCGGCATCGATCTCGAGCTATGGCGCATCCAGGAACGTTTGAAGCGGGACCGCATCGAATTCCTGCCCGCCGTGAACGAGGACTTAGCTGCGACCGCCGTGCTCGGCTCGCAGCAGGTCGAAACGCAAGGAGACCGCGAGGTCGATGGCGTGTTCGGGCTCTGGTACGGCAAGGGCCCGGGCGTCGACCGCTCCGGCGACGCGCTCAAGCACGGCAATGCCTACGGCTCCTCGCCGCATGGCGGCGTGCTGGTGGTCGCCGGCGACGATCATGGCTGCGTCTCCTCCTCAATGCCACACCAGTCCGACGTCGCCTTCATGAGCTGGTTCATGCCGACGCTGCATCCCGCAAGCGTCGGTGAATATCTCGCGTTCGGCGAATATGGCTACGCGCTGAGCCGCTTCTCCGGCATGTGGGTCGGCTTCAAGGCGATCTCGGAGATCGTAGAGTCAGCCGCCTCCGTCTCGCTGAGCTCGCCCCGAAGCTTCCGCACGCCCGACTTCACGCCGCCGCCTGGTGGACTGCACTATCGCTGGCCCGATTTGCCGGGCCCGCAGATCGAGGAGCGGCTCGAGGCGAAGAAGCACGCGGTCTACGCTTTCGCCAAGGCCAATCCGATCGACCGACACATCTACGACATTCCGAACGCGACCTACGGGATCGTTACGACGGGCAAGGCGCATCTCGATTTGATGGAGGCGCTGCGGCTGATGGGTCTCGATGAAGCCGCCTGCCGCAGCATCGGCATCGACGTCTACAAGGTCGGCATGGTCTGGCCGCTGGCGTTGCATGACGCCATGGATTTCGTGAAGGGCAAGCGCGAGATCCTCGTGGTCGAGGAGAAGCGCGGCATCATCGAGAGCCAGTTCAAGGAGTATTTCTACGACTATCCGGGAGCGAAGCCCGAGCGCATGGTCGGCAAGCACGACGAGCAAGGGGCGCGGTTGATCTCGTGGATCGGCGAATTGTCGCCGCGCGCGCTGGCTGGCGTGCTCGCGCGGCGGCTCGATCCGATGTTCCCGGGCCTCAACCTCGCCGCGCGCGCGGCCGCGCTCCTGCCGGAGGCAGCACGCACCATCAACGTCTCTGGCGCAACCCGCACGCCCTATTTCTGCTCGGGTTGCCCGCACAACACATCGACCAAGGTGCCTGAGGGATCGAAGGCATTGGCCGGCATCGGCTGCCATTTCATGGCGAGCTGGATGGACCGCGAGACCTCGTCGCTGATCCAGATGGGCGGTGAAGGCGTCAACTGGGCGGCCTCGTCGCGATTCACCGGCCATAAGCACATTTTCCAGAACCTCGGCGAAGGCACCTACTATCACTCGGGCTCGATGGCGATCCGGCAGGCGATCGCCGCCAAGGCCAACATCACCTACAAGATCCTGTTCAACGATGCCGTCGCCATGACCGGCGGCCAGCCGGTCGACGGTCCCGTCAGCGTCCATGCGATCGCGCACAGCGTCCGCGCGGAAGGCGTGACGCGCATCGCGCTGGTGTCCGATGATCCCGCGCAGTTCTCGCCTGGCGACCTGCCGTCCGGCGTCACCGTCCATCCGCGCGAGGAGATGGATGCCGTGCAGCGCGAGCTTCGCGAGGTCTCCGGCGTCTCCGTCCTGATCTATCAGCAGACCTGTGCCACCGAGAAGCGGCGCCGTCGCAAGCGCGGGCAGATGGCCGACCCCAAGCGCTTTGCCTATGTCAACGACCTCGTCTGCGAAGGCTGCGGCGACTGCTCGGTGGAATCCAACTGCCTCAGCGTCGAGCCGAAGGAGACGCCGTTCGGCCGCAAGCGCCAGATCAACCTCTCATCCTGCAACAAGGATTTTTCCTGCCTCAACGGCTTCTGCCCGAGTTTTGTGACTGTCGAAGGCGCGACGCGCCGGAAAAAGACTGCGAGTCGGATCGACGCGGTAGGCCACGCCGCGACGCTTCCCCTCCCTGCGACCGCAACGCTCGACCGGCCCTACGACCTGCTCGTGACCGGCGTCGGCGGCACCGGCGTCATCACCGTCGGCGCGCTGATCGGCATGGCCGCACACCTCGAACGTCGCGGCGTCTCGGTGCTGGACTTCACCGGCTTTGCGCAGAAATTCGGGCCTGTGCTGAGCTATATCCGGCTTGCACCAAGTCCCGAGGCCCTGCAGCAGGTGCGTATCGACCAGGGCGCCGCCGATGCCCTGATCGGCTGCGATCTCGTCGTCAGCTCTTCGCCCAAGGCGTCCGGCACCTTCCGCAAGGGTACGCGGGCCGCGGTCAATACCGCGGAAATGCCGACCGGCGACGTCGTCCGCTTCCGTGACGCCGATCTCGCCTCCCCTGCCCGCCTGCGCGCGATCGGCTGGGTCATCGGTGCAGACAATCTCAGCACGATCAACGCCAACGCGCTGGCCGAACGGCTGCTCGGCGATGCCGTCTATGCCAATATCATCATGCTCGGCTTTGCCTGGCAGCGGGGGCTGGTTCCGATTTCGATTGCAGCGCTGCTGCGCGCGATCGAGCTCAACGGCGTCGCCGTCGAGCACAACAAGCAGGCCTTTGCCTGGGGCCGGATTGCGGCTTCCGATCCGGACTTCCTGCCAAAGGTGAACGAAACGCTCGCGGCCGAGACACTCGACCAGATCATCGACCGTCGCGCCGGCTTTCTCACCGCCTATCAGGACAGTACCTATGCGGCAAGGTACCGGACGATCGTCGCGAGGGTCCGCCGGGCCGAAGCTGCTCTGAACAGCGAGGCTCTGACCGAGGCAGTCGCCCGCGCCTTGTTCAAGCTGATGGCCTACAAGGACGAGTACGAGGTGGCGCGGCTGCACATGCAGAGCGGATTCCTCGACGAGCTCAAACGCGAATTCGAGGACGGCTTCAAGATCCAGTATCACCTCGCCCCGCCGTTCCTGCCGTCGCGCAACGACGCTCGTGGACGCCCGCGCAAGCGCGCGTTCGGTCAGTGGATCCAGACGCCTCTCACCCTGCTGGCGCGGTTGAAGGGGCTGCGCGGAACGCCGTTCGATCCGTTCGGCTACGCCGCGGAGCGGCGCACCGAGCGCGAATTGATTCCGTGGTATCAAGGCCTAATCGAGCGGATGCTCGGCGAGCTCGAACCCGCGCGGCTGCCGGCTCTCATCGCAATTGCAAAGGCGCCGATGGAGATCCGCGGCTACGGCCCGGTCAAGGACACCGCGATCAAGGCTGTGAAGACAGAGGTCGAGCGGCTGTTTGACGAACTCCACACGCCATCGCCGACAAAGATGACCGCCACCGGTTGA
- a CDS encoding Lrp/AsnC family transcriptional regulator codes for MIEEQDRRILAHLQKDGRATNQQLADEVGMSTSACWRRVRALEEAGVIQGYAALVAREQAGFAMSAILHVSLERHDAKFVDEFVSRVTKRREVLECFATTGDADYHLRVVVQDMAAYNRFLDEFMFRIPGIRYVRSNVVLKEIKTGVALPF; via the coding sequence ATGATCGAAGAGCAGGACAGGCGGATTCTCGCGCACCTCCAGAAGGACGGTCGCGCCACCAACCAGCAACTTGCGGACGAGGTCGGAATGTCGACCTCTGCCTGCTGGCGCCGGGTGCGCGCGCTGGAGGAGGCTGGGGTCATTCAGGGTTACGCGGCACTGGTCGCGCGCGAGCAGGCGGGCTTTGCGATGTCCGCCATCCTCCATGTCTCGCTGGAGCGGCACGACGCCAAATTCGTCGACGAGTTTGTGTCCCGCGTCACCAAACGTCGCGAGGTGCTGGAGTGCTTTGCGACCACGGGCGATGCCGATTATCATCTGCGCGTCGTCGTGCAGGACATGGCCGCCTACAACAGGTTTCTCGACGAGTTCATGTTCCGCATCCCCGGCATCCGCTACGTCCGCAGCAATGTGGTGCTGAAGGAGATCAAGACGGGGGTCGCGTTGCCGTTTTGA
- a CDS encoding LLM class flavin-dependent oxidoreductase encodes MNRQMVLVGFLQAQNCTNLPSSWRHPDSRNDWMSANYYQEIARILEAGKFHMAFFDDRLAMPDRYGNDHAHTVEYGIRCVKMDPLIVLTTMGMVTEKLGLGATCSTTYYEPFDVARRFATLDLMSGGRAGWNVVTSLNDGEALNMGRDSHPEHDSRYDRADEFMDVVLGHWDTWEDGALIMDKQSGRFADPTKVKRLDHKGPAFKSRGPFTVPRSDQGHPVIIQAGASGRGQRFAGRWGEVIFTAARNLTAAKEGYASVRNEAARAGRDPDQMFLCNLTTPVCAATKAEAEDRMALINKLPLQIDALSLLAEALNYDFASKDLDEPLTTDELKSMQGILGIRDGVLKTSGKSNPSARDFVTFSGRGQVQDAMVGGPREIADKLEEMFVERGSDGFVIAATYVPGSYADFVQHVVPELQRRGLFQREYRGKTLRENLGLKRPAAGAWKVQRRGAAE; translated from the coding sequence ATGAATCGACAGATGGTCCTGGTCGGCTTTCTCCAGGCGCAGAACTGCACCAATTTGCCGAGCTCCTGGCGCCATCCGGACTCGCGCAATGATTGGATGTCGGCGAACTATTATCAGGAGATCGCCAGGATCCTCGAAGCAGGCAAGTTCCACATGGCCTTCTTCGACGACCGCCTGGCAATGCCGGACCGCTACGGCAACGACCACGCCCACACCGTCGAATACGGCATCCGCTGCGTAAAGATGGACCCACTGATCGTGCTGACCACGATGGGCATGGTCACCGAGAAGCTCGGCCTCGGCGCGACCTGCTCGACCACCTATTACGAACCGTTCGACGTCGCCCGCCGCTTCGCAACGCTCGACCTGATGTCGGGGGGACGCGCGGGCTGGAACGTCGTCACCTCGCTCAACGACGGCGAAGCTCTCAACATGGGCCGGGATTCGCATCCCGAACACGACTCCCGCTATGACCGCGCCGACGAGTTCATGGACGTGGTGCTCGGTCATTGGGACACCTGGGAGGACGGTGCGCTCATCATGGACAAGCAAAGCGGCCGCTTTGCCGATCCGACCAAGGTGAAGCGGCTCGACCACAAGGGACCAGCTTTCAAGTCGCGCGGGCCCTTCACCGTACCGCGGTCGGATCAGGGCCATCCCGTGATCATCCAGGCCGGCGCGTCCGGCCGCGGCCAGCGTTTCGCGGGGCGATGGGGCGAGGTGATCTTCACCGCCGCGCGCAATCTCACTGCGGCCAAGGAAGGCTATGCCTCCGTGCGTAACGAAGCCGCCAGGGCCGGCCGCGACCCCGACCAGATGTTTCTCTGCAATTTGACGACGCCGGTCTGCGCGGCCACCAAAGCCGAGGCCGAGGACAGGATGGCGCTGATCAACAAGCTGCCGCTGCAGATCGACGCGCTGTCGCTGCTTGCCGAAGCGCTCAACTATGATTTCGCTTCCAAGGACCTCGATGAGCCGCTGACGACGGACGAGCTGAAGAGCATGCAGGGGATTCTGGGCATCCGCGATGGCGTGCTGAAGACTTCGGGCAAGAGCAACCCGAGTGCGCGCGACTTCGTCACCTTTTCCGGCCGCGGCCAGGTCCAGGACGCGATGGTGGGCGGACCCAGGGAGATCGCGGACAAGCTCGAGGAGATGTTCGTGGAACGCGGCTCCGACGGTTTCGTCATCGCCGCGACTTACGTACCCGGCTCCTACGCCGATTTCGTGCAGCACGTCGTGCCGGAGTTGCAGCGGCGCGGATTGTTCCAGAGGGAATACCGCGGCAAGACATTGCGTGAAAATCTCGGGCTGAAGCGGCCGGCCGCCGGTGCCTGGAAGGTGCAGCGGCGCGGCGCCGCGGAGTGA